In Aptenodytes patagonicus chromosome 6, bAptPat1.pri.cur, whole genome shotgun sequence, one genomic interval encodes:
- the ARL4C gene encoding ADP-ribosylation factor-like protein 4C: protein MGNISSNISAFQSLHIVMLGLDSAGKTTVLYRLKFNEFVNTVPTIGFNTEKIRLSNGTAKGISCHFWDVGGQEKLRPLWKSYSRCTDGIIYVVDSVDVDRLEEAKTELHKVTKFAENQGTPLLVIANKQDLPKSLPVAEIEKQLALHELTPSTTYHIQPACAIIGEGLTEGMDKLYEMILKRRKSLRQKKKR, encoded by the coding sequence ATGGGGAACATCTCCTCCAACATCTCCGCCTTCCAGTCCCTGCACATCGTCATGCTGGGCCTGGACTCGGCGGGGAAGACGACGGTGCTCTACCGGTTGAAGTTCAACGAGTTCGTCAACACCGTGCCCACCATCGGTTTCAACACGGAGAAGATCCGGCTGAGCAACGGGACGGCCAAGGGCATCAGCTGCCACTTCTGGGACGTGGGTGGTCAGGAGAAGCTGCGCCCGCTCTGGAAGTCCTACAGCCGCTGCACCGATGGCATCATCTACGTGGTGGACTCGGTGGACGTGGACCGGCTGGAGGAGGCCAAAACAGAGCTGCACAAGGTGACCAAGTTCGCCGAGAACCAGGGTACCCCGCTGCTGGTCATCGCCAACAAGCAGGACCTGCCCAAGTCCCTGCCGGTGGCCGAGATCGAGAAGCAGCTGGCGCTCCACGAGCTGACCCCTTCCACCACCTACCACATCCAGCCCGCCTGCGCCATCATCGGCGAGGGGCTCACGGAGGGCATGGACAAGCTCTACGAGATGATCCTGAAGCGGAGGAAGTCCCTCAGGCAGAAGAAGAAGCGGTAG